A window of the Dunckerocampus dactyliophorus isolate RoL2022-P2 chromosome 19, RoL_Ddac_1.1, whole genome shotgun sequence genome harbors these coding sequences:
- the slc35f1 gene encoding solute carrier family 35 member F1 isoform X1 → MMKMMSVVSTVENLPTRTESPASNIFQRFKNIFSRDLLVTLALGQVLSLLICAIGLTSKYLADDFHANTPVFQSFLNYILLFLVYTTTLAVRQGEGNLLAILKQRWWKYMILGFIDIEANYLMLKAYQYTTLSSVQLLDCFVVPVVLLLSWFFLLVRYKAVHIVGMLLCLLGVGCMVGADILLGRQQGLGEQKLFGNLLVLGGATLYGISNVCEEFIVKNLSRVEFLGMMGLFGSFFCGIQLAIMEHKELLKVPWDWQLGLLYVGFSVFMFSLYSFMPLVMKRTSATSVSLSLLTADLYSLFCGLFLLHYKFSCLYLLSFFIIILGLVVYSSASTYMVQDPRVYKQFRNTINQSASDPLQPSHGVLEPSVTYTSLSPESGEESGLRVI, encoded by the exons AGACCTGCTGGTGACTTTGGCCTTGGGTCAAGTACTGTCCTTGTTGATCTGTGCCATCGGCCTGACCAGCAAGTACCTGGCTGATGACTTCCACGCCAACACACCCGTCTTCCAGAGCTTTCTCAACtacatcctcctcttcctggtCTACACCACCACACTGGCAGTCAGGCAAG GTGAAGGCAACTTGTTGGCCATCTTGAAGCAGCGCTGGTGGAAGTACATGATTCTTGGCTTCATTGACATCGAGGCCAACTACCTGATGCTAAAAGCTTACCAGTACACCACACTGTCCAGTGTTCAG CTGTTAGACTGCTTTGTGGTCCCAGTGGTTTTGCTGCTGTCCTGGTTCTTTCTGTTAGTGAGGTACAAGGCTGTGCACATTGTGGGCATGTTGCTGTGTCTGCTGGGGGTGGGCTGCATGGTGGGGGCTGACATCCTGCTTGGCCGCCAGCAGGGCCTCG GTGAGCAAAAGCTGTTTGGAAATCTTTTAGTTTTGGGGGGAGCAACCTTGTACGGCATCTCCAACGTCTGTGAGGAATTCATTGTGAAGAATCTGAGTCGGGTGGAGTTCCTGGGCATGATGGGTCTCTTCGGATCATTTTTCTGCGGCATCCAACT GGCTATAATGGAACACAAGGAGTTGCTGAAGGTGCCATGGGACTGGCagttag GTCTTCTCTATGTGGGCTTTAGTGTCTTCATGTTCAGCCTCTACAGCTTCATGCCACTGGTGATGAAGAGAACGAGTGCCACCTCAGTCAGTCTCTCTTTGCTCACAGCTGACCTGTACAGTCTCTTCTGTGGTCTCTTCCTCCTTCATTACAAG TTCTCTTGCCTCTATTTGTTATCattcttcatcatcatcttgGGCCTTGTGGTTTATTCCTCTGCATCCACATATATGGTCCAGGACCCGCGCGTCTACAAGCAGTTCAGGAACACAATCAACCAGTCAGCCAGTGACCCACTCCAGCCTAGTCATGGTGTCCTGGAACCCTCTGTAACCTACACCAGCCTGAGCCCCGAGTCAGGGGAGGAGTCCGGTTTACGCGTCATTTAA
- the slc35f1 gene encoding solute carrier family 35 member F1 isoform X2: MTSTPTHPSSRAFSTTSSSSWSTPPHWQSGEGNLLAILKQRWWKYMILGFIDIEANYLMLKAYQYTTLSSVQLLDCFVVPVVLLLSWFFLLVRYKAVHIVGMLLCLLGVGCMVGADILLGRQQGLGEQKLFGNLLVLGGATLYGISNVCEEFIVKNLSRVEFLGMMGLFGSFFCGIQLAIMEHKELLKVPWDWQLGLLYVGFSVFMFSLYSFMPLVMKRTSATSVSLSLLTADLYSLFCGLFLLHYKFSCLYLLSFFIIILGLVVYSSASTYMVQDPRVYKQFRNTINQSASDPLQPSHGVLEPSVTYTSLSPESGEESGLRVI; encoded by the exons ATGACTTCCACGCCAACACACCCGTCTTCCAGAGCTTTCTCAACtacatcctcctcttcctggtCTACACCACCACACTGGCAGTCAG GTGAAGGCAACTTGTTGGCCATCTTGAAGCAGCGCTGGTGGAAGTACATGATTCTTGGCTTCATTGACATCGAGGCCAACTACCTGATGCTAAAAGCTTACCAGTACACCACACTGTCCAGTGTTCAG CTGTTAGACTGCTTTGTGGTCCCAGTGGTTTTGCTGCTGTCCTGGTTCTTTCTGTTAGTGAGGTACAAGGCTGTGCACATTGTGGGCATGTTGCTGTGTCTGCTGGGGGTGGGCTGCATGGTGGGGGCTGACATCCTGCTTGGCCGCCAGCAGGGCCTCG GTGAGCAAAAGCTGTTTGGAAATCTTTTAGTTTTGGGGGGAGCAACCTTGTACGGCATCTCCAACGTCTGTGAGGAATTCATTGTGAAGAATCTGAGTCGGGTGGAGTTCCTGGGCATGATGGGTCTCTTCGGATCATTTTTCTGCGGCATCCAACT GGCTATAATGGAACACAAGGAGTTGCTGAAGGTGCCATGGGACTGGCagttag GTCTTCTCTATGTGGGCTTTAGTGTCTTCATGTTCAGCCTCTACAGCTTCATGCCACTGGTGATGAAGAGAACGAGTGCCACCTCAGTCAGTCTCTCTTTGCTCACAGCTGACCTGTACAGTCTCTTCTGTGGTCTCTTCCTCCTTCATTACAAG TTCTCTTGCCTCTATTTGTTATCattcttcatcatcatcttgGGCCTTGTGGTTTATTCCTCTGCATCCACATATATGGTCCAGGACCCGCGCGTCTACAAGCAGTTCAGGAACACAATCAACCAGTCAGCCAGTGACCCACTCCAGCCTAGTCATGGTGTCCTGGAACCCTCTGTAACCTACACCAGCCTGAGCCCCGAGTCAGGGGAGGAGTCCGGTTTACGCGTCATTTAA